One Limimonas halophila genomic window carries:
- the sufD gene encoding Fe-S cluster assembly protein SufD, producing MSESLQQPFSEQFDALSNARALPGHDLPWLTALRRAGIERFRELGFPTPKVESWKYTNLRPLERTVFHPATDYTAGVEIDAVPSLIGEKAGHRAVFVNGRFRAELSRLGRLPDGAEVMGLQQALETDPAFVERHFGQIAEKHEDQPFYHLNTAFTRDGLVLRVREGAKVNEPIEVVSLAASGEEALAYHPRNLLVMEPGSEATLVEHHVGVSAGTTFANSVTEFYVDRGAKLHHYKLQGENEDAFHVHTLHGRVQENGFYDGFGLSIGGKLSRNELHVRLEGSHADARLNGGYLQHGKQHCDNTTLIEHTVPDTWCREIFKGALSGKSRAVFQGKLHVHPDAQRTDGNQLSRALLLSDECEIDAKPELEIYADDVVCSHGSTAGALDRDALFYLRSRGIPYGAARRMLVESFLAEVVQEMTNDHLREAFMHQVRDWLNRTPA from the coding sequence ATGAGCGAGAGCCTTCAGCAACCCTTCAGCGAGCAGTTCGACGCGCTGTCGAACGCGCGCGCCCTGCCCGGCCACGACCTGCCGTGGCTGACGGCGCTGCGCCGCGCCGGCATCGAGCGCTTCCGCGAGCTGGGCTTCCCCACGCCCAAGGTGGAATCCTGGAAGTACACCAACCTGCGCCCGCTGGAGCGCACCGTTTTCCACCCGGCGACGGACTACACCGCGGGCGTGGAGATCGACGCCGTGCCCAGCCTGATCGGCGAGAAGGCGGGCCACCGCGCGGTCTTCGTCAACGGCCGCTTCCGCGCGGAGTTGTCGCGGCTGGGCCGCCTGCCCGACGGCGCCGAGGTGATGGGCCTGCAGCAGGCGCTGGAAACCGACCCGGCCTTCGTCGAGCGGCACTTCGGCCAAATCGCCGAGAAGCACGAGGACCAGCCCTTCTACCACCTCAACACCGCCTTCACGCGCGACGGCCTGGTGCTGCGCGTCCGCGAGGGCGCGAAGGTCAACGAGCCCATCGAGGTGGTGTCTCTCGCGGCGTCGGGTGAGGAGGCGCTGGCCTACCACCCGCGCAACCTGCTCGTGATGGAGCCCGGCAGCGAGGCCACGCTGGTCGAGCACCACGTGGGCGTGTCCGCCGGCACCACCTTCGCCAACAGCGTCACCGAGTTCTACGTGGACCGCGGCGCAAAGCTGCACCACTACAAGCTGCAGGGCGAGAACGAGGACGCCTTCCACGTCCACACGCTGCACGGCCGCGTGCAGGAGAACGGCTTCTACGACGGCTTCGGGCTGTCGATCGGCGGCAAGCTGTCGCGCAACGAGCTGCACGTCCGCCTGGAGGGCTCGCACGCCGACGCGCGCCTGAACGGCGGCTACCTGCAGCACGGCAAGCAGCACTGCGACAACACCACGCTGATCGAGCACACCGTGCCCGACACCTGGTGCCGCGAGATCTTCAAGGGCGCGCTGTCCGGCAAGAGCCGCGCGGTCTTCCAGGGCAAGCTGCACGTCCATCCCGACGCGCAGCGGACCGACGGCAACCAGCTCTCCCGCGCGCTCCTGCTCTCGGACGAGTGCGAGATCGACGCCAAGCCGGAGCTGGAGATCTATGCGGACGACGTGGTGTGCAGCCACGGCTCCACGGCGGGCGCGCTGGACCGGGACGCGCTCTTCTACCTGCGCAGCCGCGGCATTCCCTACGGCGCGGCCCGGCGCATGCTGGTGGAGTCCTTCCTGGCGGAGGTCGTGCAGGAGATGACCAACGACCACCTGCGCGAGGCCTTCATGCACCAGGTCCGCGACTGGCTGAACCGCACCCCGGCGTGA
- a CDS encoding alpha/beta fold hydrolase: MTPIVFLPGLLNDAALWSHQVAGLADIAAPQVADLTRHDTVADMAAATLAQAPDRFALAGLSMGGYVAFEMLRQQPERITRLALIDTRASLDSPAETQRRQGFVRLARTGKFKGVTPRLLPALLDEANLNDETLTQTVTGMAQRVGREAFIRQQTAIMHRPDSRPLLPAIDKPTLVVCGRNDALTPVVEHEFMAERIPDADLVVLARAGHLAPLERPAAVTNALRGWLTG; encoded by the coding sequence ATGACGCCCATCGTTTTTCTGCCCGGCCTGCTCAACGACGCGGCCCTGTGGTCGCATCAAGTCGCGGGACTGGCCGACATCGCTGCGCCGCAGGTGGCCGACCTGACGCGCCACGACACCGTCGCCGACATGGCCGCGGCCACGCTCGCCCAAGCTCCGGATCGCTTCGCGCTCGCCGGTTTGTCGATGGGCGGCTACGTCGCCTTCGAGATGCTGCGCCAGCAGCCCGAGCGCATCACGCGCCTGGCCCTGATCGATACGCGCGCGAGCCTGGACAGCCCGGCGGAGACGCAGCGCCGCCAGGGCTTTGTGCGGCTGGCGCGCACCGGCAAGTTCAAGGGCGTCACGCCGCGCCTGCTGCCGGCGCTGCTGGACGAAGCGAACCTCAACGACGAGACGCTCACGCAAACCGTCACCGGCATGGCGCAGCGCGTGGGGCGCGAGGCCTTCATCCGCCAGCAAACGGCGATCATGCACCGGCCCGACAGCCGGCCGCTGCTGCCCGCGATCGACAAGCCGACGCTCGTGGTGTGCGGCCGCAACGACGCGCTGACCCCTGTGGTCGAGCACGAATTCATGGCCGAGCGGATCCCCGACGCCGACCTCGTCGTGCTGGCGCGCGCCGGCCACCTGGCCCCGCTGGAGCGGCCCGCCGCCGTCACCAACGCCCTGCGCGGGTGGCTGACGGGATAG
- a CDS encoding DEAD/DEAH box helicase, which produces MTFEELGLSDELLRALSDSGYTEPTPIQQQAIPHVLRGRDILGCAQTGTGKTASFTLPMIDVLAEGRAKARMPRSLILAPTRELAAQVAESFDKYGQNHKLSKALLIGGTSISEQEKKLNRGVDVLIATPGRLLDLFDRGRILLADVKILVIDESDRMLDMGFIPDIERLVKLLPPIKQTLMFSATMPKEIRKLAERFLINPKEVSVTPPASAAETVTQGLIRCPGQHKRKALNSLLDSEQPERGLIFCNRKRDVGSLAQALKKRELSVDELHGDMDQGSRMEALERFRQGHSKLLVCSDVAARGLDIPDCSHVLNYDVPNNAEDYVHRIGRTGRAGRSGKAFMLATPADAKTLATIEKTLGGEIPPVELADVRVLGRDEVEGPIQSDGAKTKDADAGKQKDGGKSSKRRRSRRRKQQPETAEADTQQTGEPEAAATAQTDGAGEPAPAEAASVEASQPADTAGEQRAAAAARDAAPAAAEANAETDTAAQADGEDKAKAGSRSRRTRGGRRRRTKGRQQQADGGDTAEAAAQPVEADSEPAQAANGQPEDGDAQPAEREAKAQDKPDTTQDKPDKAAKGKGKGGKTAKSAPQQPGSTLPERQRESKVGEQVPNGRKSKPFGDHTPAFLLKPVPESATL; this is translated from the coding sequence ATGACATTCGAGGAACTGGGGCTCAGCGACGAGCTTCTCCGGGCGCTTTCCGATTCCGGCTATACCGAGCCGACGCCCATCCAGCAGCAGGCCATCCCGCACGTTCTGCGCGGGCGCGACATCCTGGGCTGCGCCCAGACGGGCACCGGCAAGACCGCTTCCTTCACGCTGCCCATGATCGACGTGCTGGCCGAGGGGCGGGCCAAGGCGCGCATGCCGCGCTCGCTGATCCTGGCCCCCACGCGCGAACTGGCCGCGCAGGTGGCGGAAAGCTTCGACAAGTACGGCCAGAACCACAAGCTCAGCAAGGCGCTGCTGATCGGCGGCACCTCCATCAGCGAGCAGGAAAAGAAGCTCAACCGCGGCGTCGACGTGCTGATCGCCACCCCGGGCCGCCTGCTCGACCTTTTCGATCGCGGGCGCATCCTGCTCGCCGACGTGAAAATCCTCGTCATCGACGAGTCCGACCGCATGCTCGACATGGGCTTCATCCCGGACATCGAGCGGCTGGTCAAACTGCTTCCGCCCATCAAGCAGACGCTGATGTTCTCGGCCACGATGCCGAAGGAAATCCGGAAGCTGGCCGAGCGATTCCTGATCAATCCCAAGGAGGTGTCGGTGACCCCGCCCGCCTCGGCGGCCGAGACGGTGACGCAGGGCCTCATCCGCTGCCCCGGTCAGCACAAGCGCAAGGCCCTGAACAGCCTGCTGGACAGCGAACAGCCCGAGCGCGGGCTGATCTTCTGCAACCGCAAGCGCGACGTGGGCTCGCTGGCGCAGGCGCTGAAGAAGCGCGAGCTGTCCGTCGACGAGCTGCACGGCGACATGGATCAGGGCTCGCGCATGGAGGCGCTGGAGCGCTTCCGCCAGGGGCACAGCAAGCTGCTGGTGTGCTCCGACGTCGCCGCGCGCGGGCTGGACATCCCGGATTGCAGCCACGTCCTGAACTACGACGTGCCCAACAACGCCGAGGACTACGTCCACCGCATCGGCCGCACGGGCCGCGCCGGCCGCTCGGGCAAGGCGTTCATGCTGGCCACCCCGGCCGACGCCAAGACCCTGGCGACGATCGAAAAGACGCTCGGCGGCGAGATCCCGCCGGTTGAGCTGGCCGACGTGCGTGTGCTCGGCCGCGACGAGGTCGAGGGCCCCATCCAGAGCGACGGCGCCAAGACCAAGGACGCGGACGCGGGCAAGCAGAAGGACGGCGGCAAGAGCAGCAAGCGCCGCCGCAGCCGCCGCCGCAAGCAGCAACCCGAGACCGCCGAGGCGGACACCCAGCAGACCGGCGAGCCGGAAGCCGCGGCCACGGCTCAGACCGACGGTGCAGGCGAGCCCGCGCCGGCGGAGGCCGCGTCCGTCGAGGCCTCGCAACCGGCGGACACGGCCGGCGAGCAGCGCGCTGCGGCGGCGGCGCGGGACGCGGCGCCGGCCGCCGCCGAGGCGAATGCCGAAACCGACACCGCCGCGCAAGCCGACGGCGAGGACAAGGCCAAGGCCGGCAGCCGAAGCCGCCGCACGCGCGGCGGTCGCCGTCGGCGCACCAAGGGCCGTCAGCAGCAGGCGGACGGCGGCGACACGGCTGAAGCCGCGGCGCAGCCCGTCGAGGCGGACAGCGAGCCCGCGCAGGCGGCGAACGGACAGCCCGAGGACGGGGACGCCCAGCCGGCCGAGCGCGAGGCCAAGGCGCAGGACAAGCCGGACACGACTCAGGACAAGCCGGACAAGGCCGCCAAGGGCAAGGGCAAGGGCGGCAAGACCGCCAAGTCGGCGCCGCAGCAGCCGGGGTCCACGCTGCCCGAGCGTCAGCGGGAATCCAAAGTGGGTGAGCAGGTGCCGAACGGCCGCAAGTCCAAGCCCTTCGGCGATCACACGCCGGCCTTCCTGCTCAAGCCGGTGCCCGAGTCCGCAACGCTGTAA
- a CDS encoding SUF system Fe-S cluster assembly protein — protein MDPVFGMPTDPEETEGSQATAGEALTDTSQIADDDRVIAALREVYDPEIPVNLYDLGLIYDMAIQDNGDVNVLMTLTTPACPVAAEMPQQVADAVSTVPGTGKVTVTLTWEPPWTMEKMSEDAKLALGLG, from the coding sequence ATGGATCCCGTCTTTGGCATGCCGACCGACCCCGAGGAGACCGAGGGCTCCCAGGCGACGGCCGGCGAAGCACTCACCGACACCAGCCAGATCGCGGACGACGATCGCGTGATCGCCGCGCTGCGCGAGGTCTACGATCCCGAAATTCCGGTGAACCTTTACGACCTCGGCCTGATTTACGACATGGCGATTCAGGACAACGGCGACGTCAATGTCCTGATGACACTGACCACGCCCGCCTGCCCCGTGGCCGCGGAAATGCCGCAGCAGGTCGCGGACGCCGTGTCCACCGTCCCCGGCACCGGCAAGGTCACGGTCACGCTGACCTGGGAGCCGCCGTGGACGATGGAAAAGATGAGCGAGGACGCGAAATTGGCCCTCGGGCTCGGGTGA
- a CDS encoding MFS transporter yields the protein MTRLRAALPFAAFYAAVFLALGIFLPFWPVYLDHRGLSPAAIGTLMALGTWAKSAANPVAGHLADRLGRRRGVIAGLAALAAIGAVAVQSATGFWPILVCHLLLFASFQAVIPLGESQTMAAVAAGGLDYGRLRLWGSLAFIAGVLGIGESLAGHGPDLIPVAVLLAFVAIVLAAPVLPPAERPADRSRRAPVTALLRDRQYLAFLAAGACLQASHAAYYAFSAVHWKAAGIAPPVVAWLWTEGVVAEILLFAVGGAAVARLGPRGLLLAAGVGGLARWTTLAATTSVPALAAVQWLHGLTFGAAHLGAMYFLTRHAPAGLQTTAQGVYAAVSGGLAMGLMTLTAGWVYDLAGGTAFLLAAGTSGAALAITLAAVRNPHPV from the coding sequence ATGACGCGGCTGCGCGCTGCCCTGCCCTTCGCCGCGTTCTATGCGGCCGTGTTTCTCGCGCTCGGTATCTTCCTGCCGTTCTGGCCGGTCTATCTGGACCATCGCGGCCTCTCGCCGGCGGCCATCGGCACGCTGATGGCGCTGGGCACCTGGGCCAAGAGCGCGGCCAACCCCGTCGCCGGACATCTCGCCGACCGCCTGGGCCGCCGCCGCGGCGTGATCGCCGGTTTGGCCGCACTCGCCGCCATCGGGGCCGTCGCCGTTCAAAGCGCCACGGGCTTCTGGCCCATCCTGGTTTGCCACCTGCTGCTGTTCGCGAGCTTCCAGGCCGTCATCCCGCTCGGCGAGAGCCAGACGATGGCCGCGGTGGCGGCGGGCGGGCTCGATTACGGACGGCTGCGGCTGTGGGGTTCGCTGGCCTTCATCGCCGGAGTGCTCGGGATCGGCGAAAGCCTCGCGGGCCATGGGCCCGACCTGATCCCGGTAGCTGTGCTGCTCGCCTTTGTCGCGATCGTCCTGGCGGCGCCGGTGCTGCCACCGGCGGAGCGGCCCGCCGACCGCAGCCGGCGCGCGCCGGTTACCGCCCTGCTCCGCGACCGGCAGTACCTTGCCTTCCTGGCTGCCGGCGCGTGCCTTCAGGCCAGCCACGCCGCCTACTACGCGTTTTCCGCCGTGCACTGGAAAGCCGCCGGGATCGCGCCACCCGTCGTCGCGTGGCTGTGGACGGAAGGGGTGGTGGCCGAGATCCTGCTCTTCGCCGTCGGCGGCGCCGCCGTGGCGCGGCTGGGTCCGCGCGGGCTGTTGCTGGCAGCGGGGGTGGGCGGCCTCGCGCGCTGGACCACCCTCGCGGCGACGACCAGCGTACCCGCGCTGGCGGCGGTGCAGTGGCTGCACGGGCTGACCTTCGGCGCGGCCCACCTGGGCGCGATGTACTTCCTCACCCGCCATGCGCCGGCGGGCCTGCAGACCACCGCCCAGGGCGTCTACGCCGCCGTCTCGGGTGGGCTCGCCATGGGGCTGATGACCCTGACGGCCGGCTGGGTGTACGACCTTGCCGGGGGCACGGCCTTCCTCCTGGCCGCCGGCACCAGCGGCGCGGCCCTCGCGATCACGCTGGCGGCGGTCCGCAACCCCCACCCAGTCTAG
- a CDS encoding cysteine desulfurase, producing the protein MSEASDTLARHGETGAVGLDVARVRADFPVLHQRVHGKPLAYLDNAASSQKPKPVVDAMTAVYEQYYSNVHRGVHQLSQRSTDAFEAARNKVAGFINAARSEEIVFTRGATEALNLVASSYGRRFCQEGDEVVLTHLEHHSNIVPWQLLRDEKGVQLKVAPIGDDGSVTAQDVIDLIGPRTKIVAISQVSNALGTVVPVQEIAAAAHAQGAVVVVDGCQAVPHQPVDVQALGADFYAFSGHKMYGPTGIGALYGRYDLLTEMPPYQGGGEMIASVTFEQSTWKKPPHKFEAGTPAIVEVIGLGAAVDYLAELGMANVAAHEAELLAYATQRLDAIEGLRIHGRAPEKAGILSFTMDQAHAHDVGTIVDRAGVAIRAGHHCAQPAMERFGISSTVRASLGIYNTHEEIDQLADALGVVKEIFG; encoded by the coding sequence ATGAGCGAGGCATCCGACACCCTGGCCCGACACGGCGAGACGGGCGCGGTCGGCCTGGACGTGGCGCGTGTGCGCGCGGACTTCCCGGTCCTGCACCAGCGCGTGCACGGCAAGCCGCTCGCCTACCTGGACAACGCCGCGTCCAGCCAGAAGCCCAAGCCGGTCGTCGACGCCATGACGGCGGTGTACGAGCAGTACTATTCCAACGTGCATCGCGGCGTGCACCAGCTTAGCCAGCGGTCGACGGATGCCTTCGAGGCAGCGCGCAACAAGGTCGCGGGCTTCATCAACGCCGCGCGCAGCGAGGAAATCGTCTTCACGCGCGGCGCCACCGAGGCCCTCAACCTCGTGGCCAGCAGCTACGGCCGCCGCTTCTGCCAGGAAGGCGACGAGGTGGTGCTCACCCACCTGGAGCACCACTCCAACATCGTGCCCTGGCAGCTGCTGCGCGACGAGAAGGGCGTGCAGCTCAAGGTCGCACCCATCGGCGACGACGGCAGCGTCACGGCGCAGGACGTCATCGACCTGATCGGCCCGCGCACGAAGATCGTGGCGATCAGCCAGGTCTCCAACGCGCTCGGCACGGTCGTGCCCGTGCAGGAGATCGCGGCGGCGGCGCACGCCCAGGGCGCGGTCGTGGTGGTGGACGGCTGCCAGGCCGTGCCGCACCAGCCGGTGGACGTGCAGGCCCTCGGCGCGGACTTCTACGCCTTCTCCGGGCACAAGATGTACGGGCCGACGGGCATCGGCGCGCTCTACGGCCGCTACGACCTGCTCACCGAGATGCCGCCCTACCAGGGCGGCGGCGAGATGATCGCCAGCGTGACCTTCGAGCAGTCCACCTGGAAGAAGCCGCCCCACAAGTTCGAGGCGGGCACGCCCGCCATCGTCGAGGTCATCGGCCTGGGCGCGGCGGTGGACTACCTGGCCGAGCTGGGCATGGCGAACGTCGCCGCGCATGAGGCCGAGCTGCTGGCCTACGCCACGCAGCGCCTGGACGCTATCGAGGGCCTGCGCATCCATGGCCGCGCGCCGGAGAAGGCGGGCATCCTCTCCTTCACGATGGACCAGGCGCACGCCCACGACGTGGGCACGATCGTGGACCGGGCCGGGGTGGCGATCCGCGCCGGGCACCACTGCGCCCAGCCCGCGATGGAGCGCTTCGGCATCAGTTCGACGGTCCGCGCCTCGCTCGGCATCTACAACACCCACGAGGAAATCGACCAGCTCGCGGACGCGCTCGGGGTGGTGAAGGAGATTTTCGGCTGA
- the sufC gene encoding Fe-S cluster assembly ATPase SufC encodes MALLEIKDLHAEVEGTEILRGVNLSLNAGEVHAIMGPNGSGKSTLAHVLTGREGYEVTQGEVLFNGQNVLEMEPEERAAVGLFLAFQYPIEIPGVTMTTFLKEAVNAVQKARGGKEVDPMQFTKQMRQRCDELGIPHDMLRRSVNTGFSGGEKKRAEVLQMAALEPTLAVLDETDSGLDIDALRTVADGVNTLRSPERSMLMITHYQRLLNYVVPDYVHVMVKGQVVKTGDKELALRLEEEGYAQFERQAA; translated from the coding sequence ATGGCGCTGTTGGAAATCAAGGACCTGCACGCCGAGGTCGAGGGCACGGAGATTCTGCGCGGCGTCAACCTGTCGCTGAACGCGGGCGAGGTGCACGCGATCATGGGCCCGAACGGCTCGGGCAAGTCGACGCTCGCGCACGTGCTCACGGGCCGTGAGGGCTACGAGGTCACTCAGGGCGAGGTGCTGTTCAACGGGCAGAACGTGCTGGAAATGGAGCCCGAGGAGCGCGCCGCCGTCGGCCTCTTCCTCGCCTTCCAGTACCCCATCGAGATCCCGGGCGTGACCATGACCACCTTCCTCAAGGAGGCGGTCAACGCCGTGCAGAAGGCGCGCGGCGGCAAGGAAGTCGACCCCATGCAGTTCACCAAGCAGATGCGCCAGCGCTGCGACGAGCTGGGCATCCCGCACGACATGCTGCGGCGCTCGGTGAACACCGGCTTCTCCGGCGGCGAGAAGAAGCGCGCCGAGGTGCTGCAAATGGCGGCCCTGGAGCCGACGCTGGCCGTGCTGGACGAGACGGACAGCGGCCTGGACATCGACGCCCTGCGCACGGTCGCGGACGGCGTGAACACCCTGCGCTCGCCCGAGCGCTCGATGCTGATGATCACGCACTACCAGCGCCTGCTCAACTACGTCGTGCCGGACTACGTGCACGTCATGGTCAAGGGCCAGGTGGTGAAGACGGGCGACAAGGAGCTGGCGCTGCGCCTGGAGGAAGAGGGCTACGCGCAGTTCGAGCGCCAGGCCGCGTAA
- a CDS encoding SUF system Fe-S cluster assembly regulator has translation MFRLNRLTDYAVVVMSQLGPPDGALQSAQRIARSTGVPLPTVAKVLNTLTREGIVDSHRGAAGGYALTRPAAEISVAEIVQALEGPIALTACVDTAPGCCEAEGICPMRGAWNKVNRAIHDALTQVSLAEMIEDSVPSLSGSDDDHATVTAGQAG, from the coding sequence ATGTTCCGACTCAACCGCCTGACGGACTACGCGGTGGTGGTCATGTCGCAGCTGGGTCCGCCCGACGGTGCGTTGCAAAGCGCGCAACGCATCGCGCGGTCCACCGGCGTGCCGCTGCCCACGGTCGCGAAGGTGCTCAACACGCTCACGCGCGAGGGCATCGTGGACTCCCACCGCGGTGCCGCCGGCGGCTACGCGCTGACGCGGCCCGCCGCCGAGATATCCGTCGCCGAGATCGTGCAGGCGCTTGAAGGGCCGATCGCCCTAACCGCCTGCGTGGACACCGCGCCGGGCTGCTGCGAGGCGGAGGGAATCTGCCCCATGCGCGGGGCCTGGAACAAGGTGAATCGGGCCATCCACGACGCGCTGACGCAGGTCAGCCTCGCGGAAATGATCGAGGACTCGGTGCCCTCGCTGTCCGGGTCCGACGACGACCACGCCACGGTCACCGCCGGTCAAGCCGGCTGA
- the sufB gene encoding Fe-S cluster assembly protein SufB, with product MAATADTVEQVQEVTSQKYKYGFVTEIDEERPPKGLNEDIIRFISQKKGEPEWMLEWRLKAFRHWLSMKHPSWQKVNVPPIDFQDAYYYAAPKGQDNAPQSLDEVDPKLLETYEKLGIPLREQEMLAGVAVDAVFDSVSVATTYKQKLEEHGIIFCSISEAIQSHPELVKKYLGSVVPYSDNFFATLNSAVFTDGSFVYVPPGVKCPMELSTYFRINAENTGQFERTLIIADEGSYVSYLEGCTAPQRDESQLHAAVVELVALGDAEIKYSTVQNWYPGDEDGQGGIYNFVTKRGACRGDKSKISWTQVETGSAITWKYPSCILQGDNSVGEFYSIAITNNHQQADTGTKMIHLGKNTKSRIVSKGISAGKADQTYRGLVRVSPKAANAHNFTQCDSLLIGDTCGAHTVPYIESRNRSARVEHEATTSKISEDQLFYCRQRGLSEEQAVALVVNGFAREVLQQLPMEFAVEAQKLVGISLEGSVG from the coding sequence ATGGCTGCCACGGCTGACACGGTCGAGCAGGTCCAGGAGGTCACGAGCCAGAAGTACAAGTACGGCTTCGTGACCGAGATCGACGAGGAGCGTCCCCCGAAGGGCCTCAACGAGGACATCATCCGGTTCATTTCCCAGAAGAAGGGCGAGCCGGAGTGGATGCTGGAGTGGCGCCTGAAGGCGTTCCGGCACTGGCTGTCGATGAAGCACCCGTCCTGGCAGAAGGTCAACGTGCCGCCCATCGACTTCCAGGACGCCTACTACTACGCCGCGCCCAAGGGCCAGGACAACGCGCCGCAGAGCCTGGACGAGGTCGATCCCAAGCTTCTGGAGACCTACGAGAAGCTGGGCATCCCGCTGCGCGAGCAGGAGATGCTGGCCGGGGTCGCCGTGGACGCGGTGTTCGACAGCGTCTCGGTCGCCACGACCTACAAGCAGAAGCTGGAAGAGCACGGGATCATCTTCTGCTCCATCTCGGAGGCCATTCAGAGCCATCCCGAGCTGGTAAAGAAGTACCTGGGCAGCGTCGTGCCCTACTCGGACAACTTCTTCGCCACGCTGAACAGCGCGGTCTTCACCGACGGCTCCTTCGTCTACGTGCCGCCGGGGGTGAAGTGCCCCATGGAGCTGTCCACCTACTTCCGCATCAACGCGGAAAACACCGGACAGTTCGAGCGCACGCTCATCATCGCCGACGAGGGCAGCTACGTCAGCTACCTGGAGGGCTGCACCGCGCCCCAGCGTGACGAGAGCCAGCTGCACGCCGCCGTGGTTGAGCTGGTCGCCCTCGGCGACGCCGAGATCAAGTACTCCACGGTGCAGAACTGGTACCCTGGTGACGAGGACGGCCAGGGCGGCATCTACAACTTCGTCACCAAGCGCGGCGCCTGCCGGGGCGACAAATCCAAGATCTCGTGGACCCAGGTGGAGACGGGATCGGCCATCACCTGGAAGTACCCGAGTTGCATCCTGCAGGGCGACAACTCGGTGGGCGAGTTCTACTCCATCGCCATCACCAACAACCATCAGCAGGCCGACACCGGCACGAAGATGATCCACCTTGGCAAGAACACCAAGTCGCGGATCGTCTCCAAGGGCATCTCGGCCGGCAAGGCGGACCAGACCTACCGCGGCCTGGTGCGCGTCTCGCCCAAGGCGGCGAACGCCCACAACTTCACGCAGTGCGACAGCCTGCTGATCGGCGACACCTGCGGCGCGCACACCGTGCCCTACATCGAGAGCCGCAACCGCAGCGCCCGCGTGGAGCACGAGGCCACGACCTCGAAGATCAGCGAGGACCAGCTCTTCTACTGCCGCCAGCGCGGCCTTTCCGAGGAGCAGGCCGTCGCCCTCGTGGTCAACGGCTTCGCCCGCGAGGTGCTGCAGCAGCTTCCCATGGAGTTCGCCGTCGAGGCGCAGAAGCTGGTCGGCATCTCGCTGGAGGGCAGCGTCGGCTAA
- a CDS encoding HesB/IscA family protein produces MMSPALVTLTDNAANRMKELIAQSDEPVQALRVGVRTKGCSGLSYHFEYAHEKRENEDEIEDKGVKIYLEPSSIMFLFGAQIDYQEGRIESGFVFNNPNEKGRCGCGESFTI; encoded by the coding sequence ATGATGAGTCCGGCCCTGGTCACGCTGACCGACAACGCCGCGAACCGCATGAAGGAGCTCATCGCCCAGAGCGACGAGCCCGTGCAGGCGCTCCGCGTGGGTGTGCGCACCAAGGGCTGTTCCGGGCTCAGCTACCATTTCGAGTACGCCCACGAAAAGCGCGAGAACGAGGACGAGATCGAGGACAAGGGCGTGAAGATTTACCTGGAGCCCTCCTCGATCATGTTCCTCTTCGGTGCGCAGATCGACTATCAGGAAGGGCGCATCGAAAGCGGCTTCGTCTTCAACAACCCCAACGAAAAGGGCCGCTGCGGCTGCGGCGAAAGCTTCACCATATAG
- the sufU gene encoding Fe-S cluster assembly sulfur transfer protein SufU has translation MMDELRELYQEVILDHGKNPRNFGSLDDANHMAHGHNPMCGDTLVIYLHTDGDGRIGDVSFRGQGCAISLASASMMTEIVKGKSVAEVEKLFHAFHEMCTHDDPDIPEDVDKDALEQLQVLSGVREFPTRVKCATLAWHTLDAAAHDQGEISTE, from the coding sequence ATGATGGACGAACTGCGCGAGCTGTATCAGGAAGTCATCCTCGATCACGGCAAGAACCCGCGCAACTTCGGCTCGCTCGACGACGCCAACCACATGGCGCACGGCCACAACCCGATGTGCGGGGACACGCTCGTGATCTACCTGCACACGGACGGCGACGGGCGCATCGGCGACGTCAGCTTCCGCGGTCAGGGCTGCGCCATCTCGCTGGCGTCCGCCTCGATGATGACGGAGATCGTCAAGGGCAAGAGCGTGGCCGAGGTGGAAAAGCTCTTCCACGCCTTCCACGAGATGTGCACCCACGACGATCCCGACATCCCCGAGGACGTGGACAAGGACGCCCTGGAGCAGCTCCAGGTCCTCTCGGGCGTTCGCGAGTTCCCCACCCGGGTCAAGTGCGCCACCCTGGCCTGGCACACCCTGGATGCCGCCGCGCACGACCAGGGCGAGATTTCGACCGAGTAG